A region of Alphaproteobacteria bacterium DNA encodes the following proteins:
- a CDS encoding gamma-glutamyl-gamma-aminobutyrate hydrolase family protein: protein MKNLPKIGITLDRNEPGHYSQRPYYALRENYCTPISDLGGVPMPIPPIMDMMAHYLSLIDGLIITGGDFDIDPTLFGATEIHPEVKTKPIRTEFEMLLCTMALAKNMPILGICGGAQIINVCLGGTLIQHIPDEIPNALNHQTGALSSHPIKIEKESMLSEIFSKNTLMVNSSHHQAINLSGKDLIVSAIAEDNVVEAIELKNYPFCIGVQWHPEFLLTPEDNLLFKAFMNAI from the coding sequence ATGAAGAATCTACCCAAAATAGGCATTACGTTGGATCGAAACGAGCCAGGTCATTATTCGCAAAGACCCTATTATGCGTTACGTGAAAATTATTGCACGCCCATTTCAGATTTAGGTGGCGTGCCAATGCCTATACCACCAATTATGGATATGATGGCTCATTATCTTTCATTAATTGATGGACTTATTATAACGGGTGGCGATTTTGATATTGACCCTACATTATTTGGCGCAACAGAAATTCATCCAGAAGTTAAAACAAAACCCATCCGCACAGAATTTGAAATGCTTCTTTGTACGATGGCTTTAGCTAAAAACATGCCTATATTGGGCATTTGCGGCGGTGCACAGATTATTAATGTTTGTTTAGGTGGGACACTTATTCAGCATATTCCTGATGAAATTCCAAATGCCTTGAATCATCAAACGGGCGCTCTTTCATCGCACCCTATTAAAATTGAAAAAGAATCTATGCTTTCAGAAATTTTTAGCAAAAATACGCTGATGGTGAATAGTTCTCATCATCAAGCCATCAATTTGTCAGGCAAAGATCTGATCGTTTCAGCAATTGCTGAAGACAATGTCGTTGAAGCCATTGAGCTTAAAAATTACCCTTTTTGCATCGGTGTTCAATGGCATCCAGAATTCCTTTTAACGCCAGAGGACAATCTATTATTTAAGGCCTTTATGAATGCAATCTAA
- a CDS encoding pseudouridine synthase has translation MQSNIKMPINTTERLAKWIAHAGYCSRRHAERLIQDGLVSVDGEVVLIPQTPVSDDNVIIVEGNVLRKNKVQLWLYHKPSGLVTTHADPEGRPTVFESLPAHLPHVISVGRLDLHTEGLLLLTNFGPLARKFEHPSSNLTRTYHVRVYGALTDIMCDMLAKGLEVDGVSYAPIEVTQVKGEGSNQWIEMILTEGKNREIRNVLGYFHLRINKLIRTAYGPFELDDLKPGEVKEVNPKTVADLMKHFDL, from the coding sequence ATGCAATCTAATATAAAAATGCCCATTAATACAACAGAACGGCTTGCTAAATGGATCGCCCATGCTGGATATTGTTCTAGACGTCACGCTGAACGCCTTATCCAGGATGGTCTTGTGAGTGTTGATGGTGAAGTTGTTTTGATCCCACAAACACCCGTTTCAGACGATAACGTTATTATCGTTGAAGGCAATGTATTGCGCAAAAATAAGGTGCAATTATGGCTTTATCATAAACCATCTGGACTTGTGACAACGCATGCTGATCCAGAGGGACGACCTACTGTGTTTGAAAGTTTGCCTGCGCATTTACCACATGTGATTTCAGTAGGACGTCTTGATCTTCACACAGAAGGCTTGCTTCTTTTAACAAATTTTGGCCCTTTGGCACGCAAATTTGAACACCCTTCCTCAAATTTAACCCGAACGTATCATGTGCGTGTTTATGGCGCTTTGACTGATATTATGTGCGATATGCTTGCAAAAGGGTTAGAAGTTGATGGTGTTTCTTATGCGCCCATTGAAGTGACTCAAGTGAAAGGCGAAGGTAGTAATCAGTGGATTGAAATGATTTTAACTGAAGGGAAAAATCGTGAAATTCGAAACGTTTTAGGCTATTTTCATCTTCGCATTAACAAATTAATCCGCACAGCCTATGGACCTTTTGAATTAGATGATCTTAAACCTGGAGAGGTTAAAGAAGTAAATCCAAAAACTGTAGCGGATCTTATGAAGCATTTTGACCTTTAG
- a CDS encoding MFS transporter: MSPSRFIIWAVWLVASIFYAYQYILRVMPNIMFNDIMNQFQIDTTIFGQLSGVYYITYSLMHLPMGIMLDRFGPKKIMPICTLLTVIGLTPILFAENWIYPLLGRALIGMGSSAAILGLFKIIRMTFTEKHFTRMLSFSVTIGLIGAIYGGAPISSMCVVLGYKMVVTILAFIGVVLAIVTYFIVPEMAKTPKTAILSDVKEVLSEPRVIYLCLFAGFMVGPLEGFADVWGTEFLKNVYSFDSVVSSSLSSMIFIGMCFGGPILSLIAEKTGHYLATVIGAGLLMAVCFFILISGQMTPTIIGFSFILVGICCAYQIIAIYKASTYVREGVVGLTTAVANMIIMSFGYVFHTFIGLIINLMENEGPSKSFVYGVGIIPVMLSIGVVGFVLLALKERMRLKKA; the protein is encoded by the coding sequence ATGTCTCCTTCACGTTTTATTATTTGGGCCGTGTGGCTTGTCGCTTCAATATTTTATGCATATCAATATATTTTGCGCGTTATGCCTAATATCATGTTCAATGATATTATGAATCAATTTCAGATAGATACGACAATTTTTGGACAGCTTTCAGGTGTGTATTATATTACCTATTCATTAATGCATTTGCCAATGGGTATAATGCTTGATCGTTTTGGACCTAAAAAGATCATGCCCATTTGTACATTATTGACGGTGATTGGTTTGACACCAATTTTATTTGCTGAAAATTGGATTTATCCTCTTTTAGGGCGTGCGCTTATTGGTATGGGGTCGTCAGCCGCTATTCTTGGATTGTTTAAAATCATTCGTATGACTTTTACTGAAAAGCATTTTACGCGTATGCTTAGTTTTTCAGTCACAATTGGTCTCATTGGTGCCATTTATGGTGGTGCACCGATAAGTTCCATGTGTGTTGTTTTAGGGTATAAAATGGTTGTAACTATTTTAGCCTTTATAGGTGTTGTGCTTGCAATTGTTACCTATTTTATTGTGCCTGAAATGGCTAAAACGCCCAAAACTGCAATTCTTTCAGATGTTAAAGAAGTTTTGTCGGAACCTCGTGTTATTTATTTGTGTCTTTTCGCTGGTTTCATGGTTGGTCCATTAGAAGGTTTTGCAGATGTTTGGGGAACAGAATTTTTGAAGAATGTGTATTCCTTTGACAGTGTTGTTTCTTCAAGTTTGTCATCAATGATTTTTATTGGGATGTGCTTTGGAGGGCCAATATTAAGCTTGATTGCTGAAAAAACGGGTCATTATTTGGCGACAGTTATAGGTGCTGGGCTTTTGATGGCCGTTTGTTTCTTCATTTTGATTTCAGGTCAAATGACCCCCACAATTATTGGGTTTAGTTTTATTCTTGTAGGTATTTGTTGTGCCTATCAAATTATTGCTATTTACAAAGCGTCAACTTATGTACGTGAGGGCGTTGTAGGGCTTACAACAGCTGTTGCTAATATGATTATTATGAGTTTTGGGTATGTCTTTCATACTTTTATTGGGCTTATTATTAATTTAATGGAAAATGAAGGTCCTTCTAAATCCTTTGTTTATGGCGTTGGCATTATCCCTGTTATGTTGAGTATAGGTGTTGTTGGTTTCGTTTTGCTTGCCTTAAAAGAACGTATGAGACTAAAAAAAGCTTAA
- a CDS encoding MFS transporter, with translation MSASRFIVWIVWLLASIFYAYQYILRVMPNIMYDDIMNQFQIDATIFGQLSGIYYITYALVHLPIGIMLDRFGPKRVMPICILLMVIGLLPILFAENWIYPLIGRALMGVGSSAAAICLFKIIRMIFAEKHFSRMLSFSVTIGLIGAIYAGGPLSDLCALMGYQKVVGIFAIMGVALAVVTYLIMPYIEKTSRASIVSDIKEVLSQPKVIFLSLFAGLMVGPLEGFADAWGTQFLKEVYSYDDAIASTLPSRIFMGMCFGGPILSLIAEKTGQYMMTLIVAGFVMAIGFIALLSGEMSPLIMNIVFILIGICCAYQILALYKASTYVREEIVGLTTAISNMIIMSFGYFFHTIIGYIIDFMDDVDAAEAFSYGISIIPIALSVGVGGFLYIAFRERMKAKRV, from the coding sequence ATGTCTGCATCACGTTTTATTGTATGGATAGTTTGGCTTTTGGCATCAATATTCTATGCCTATCAATATATTTTAAGGGTAATGCCAAATATCATGTATGATGATATTATGAATCAGTTTCAAATTGATGCAACAATATTTGGTCAATTGTCAGGTATTTATTATATTACATATGCTTTAGTTCATTTGCCTATTGGTATTATGCTCGATCGTTTTGGACCTAAAAGAGTGATGCCTATTTGTATTTTGCTTATGGTTATTGGTCTTTTGCCAATATTATTTGCTGAAAATTGGATTTACCCCCTAATAGGGCGTGCCTTAATGGGTGTTGGATCTTCAGCTGCAGCGATTTGTCTGTTTAAAATTATACGTATGATTTTTGCCGAGAAGCATTTTTCGCGTATGCTTAGTTTTTCAGTCACGATTGGTTTGATTGGTGCTATTTATGCAGGTGGACCTTTAAGCGATTTATGCGCGCTTATGGGATATCAAAAAGTTGTGGGCATATTTGCAATAATGGGTGTTGCGCTTGCTGTTGTTACCTATTTAATCATGCCTTATATTGAAAAAACGTCTCGGGCAAGTATTGTATCTGATATTAAAGAAGTTTTATCGCAGCCTAAAGTTATTTTTTTATCATTGTTTGCTGGTTTAATGGTTGGTCCATTAGAAGGTTTTGCAGATGCTTGGGGGACGCAATTCTTGAAAGAGGTATATTCTTATGACGATGCAATAGCATCAACATTACCGTCTCGCATTTTTATGGGGATGTGCTTTGGGGGACCAATTTTAAGTTTAATCGCAGAAAAAACAGGACAATATATGATGACACTTATTGTTGCGGGTTTTGTGATGGCTATTGGTTTTATTGCATTGCTCTCAGGTGAAATGTCACCTTTAATAATGAATATTGTTTTTATTCTTATTGGCATATGTTGTGCTTATCAAATTCTTGCTTTGTATAAAGCCTCAACCTATGTACGAGAAGAAATTGTGGGGCTTACAACAGCCATTTCCAACATGATTATTATGAGCTTTGGCTATTTCTTTCATACAATTATTGGATATATTATTGATTTTATGGATGATGTAGATGCTGCTGAAGCATTTTCATATGGGATCTCTATTATTCCGATCGCATTGAGTGTTGGTGTTGGGGGATTTCTTTATATAGCTTTTAGAGAACGTATGAAGGCTAAAAGAGTTTAA
- a CDS encoding ankyrin repeat domain-containing protein encodes MTIKSFRTIVLSTILSVTFMATNFQNQAISMERNIQTPDEELILAVKGYKKTGAAVLVGMINPIVGAMIACAPNDEKDRDLVKIQKALDNGADVNYRDTFTWTPLLYAAYGGYPKIAQFLLENGADKTLAPTERNIQDWRGYTPVKVADYYLNDYTKHKQTCEPDMIEYYDELIQRYAQLVEILK; translated from the coding sequence ATGACAATTAAAAGTTTTAGAACAATTGTTTTGTCGACAATTTTGTCGGTTACTTTTATGGCCACAAATTTTCAAAATCAAGCAATCTCAATGGAAAGAAATATACAGACCCCAGATGAAGAGCTTATCTTAGCCGTCAAAGGGTATAAGAAAACAGGCGCAGCTGTATTGGTTGGGATGATAAATCCGATCGTAGGCGCCATGATTGCGTGCGCTCCCAATGACGAAAAAGACCGTGATCTCGTTAAGATACAAAAGGCGTTAGATAATGGTGCAGACGTTAATTATAGAGATACTTTTACTTGGACTCCTCTTTTATACGCTGCTTATGGCGGATATCCTAAGATTGCTCAATTTTTACTTGAAAATGGTGCTGACAAAACTTTAGCGCCGACTGAAAGAAATATTCAAGATTGGAGGGGATACACACCTGTGAAAGTTGCTGATTATTACTTAAACGACTATACAAAACATAAGCAAACTTGCGAGCCTGACATGATTGAATATTATGATGAACTAATTCAAAGATATGCTCAGCTTGTAGAGATACTTAAGTAA
- the proC gene encoding pyrroline-5-carboxylate reductase yields the protein MQRLLLIGCGKMGGAILKGVVEQHADFHIDIIDHHANASLFSENKNLHFYTSIEQVKSKPDLTILAVKPQHMTELLENLPKIVKNSKTFLSIAAGKTLHYFEQYLGSHTPIIRTMPNTPASIGKGIIACIANKFVSPTIIDEASILLQSTGDVLWIEDESLMDAISAVSGSGPAYLFYFTEMLEKAGIQNGLPPEIAKILARKTMIGAAHLMEQDDTPLETLRRNVTSPNGMTEAGLKVLQHDDALNVLLKETLKAASKRSKELGA from the coding sequence ATGCAACGCCTTTTGCTCATTGGTTGTGGCAAAATGGGCGGTGCTATTCTTAAAGGTGTTGTAGAGCAACATGCGGATTTTCATATAGATATTATAGATCATCACGCAAATGCTAGTCTATTTTCTGAAAATAAAAACTTACATTTCTATACATCAATTGAGCAGGTTAAAAGTAAACCAGATTTAACGATTCTTGCTGTTAAGCCACAACATATGACTGAACTTCTTGAAAACTTACCCAAAATCGTTAAAAACTCAAAAACTTTTTTATCTATTGCCGCTGGCAAAACACTTCATTATTTTGAACAATATTTAGGTTCCCATACGCCTATTATCCGCACAATGCCCAATACACCTGCTTCCATCGGCAAAGGTATCATCGCATGCATCGCCAACAAATTTGTTTCCCCAACTATAATAGATGAAGCAAGCATTTTATTGCAATCCACGGGCGATGTTTTATGGATTGAAGATGAATCCCTTATGGATGCGATCTCTGCCGTTTCAGGATCTGGCCCCGCATATCTTTTTTATTTTACAGAAATGCTTGAAAAAGCAGGAATTCAAAATGGATTACCACCCGAGATTGCTAAAATTCTTGCACGCAAAACAATGATTGGTGCAGCACATTTAATGGAGCAAGATGACACCCCCCTTGAAACATTAAGACGCAATGTCACAAGCCCTAATGGCATGACTGAAGCAGGCCTTAAAGTGCTACAGCATGATGATGCGCTTAACGTTTTACTGAAAGAAACATTGAAAGCAGCGAGTAAACGTTCCAAAGAGCTTGGTGCGTAA
- a CDS encoding YbjN domain-containing protein, protein MSLSLAESLSELNNPLDCIEEILASREWSFERISEDELHVDVTGRWCDYRLHFLWRDELSVLHFTVLFDIKVPKPKRAPLYELMAKANEKLWFGHFAYIQEQGIPCYRHALPFRGMLKMSNEQIEDLVEIALDECERFYPAFQMVILDNKTTKEAFEVALFETLGEA, encoded by the coding sequence ATGTCTTTATCTCTTGCAGAATCACTCTCTGAACTTAACAATCCTTTGGATTGCATTGAAGAAATTTTAGCTTCTCGCGAATGGAGCTTTGAGCGTATTTCAGAAGATGAACTTCATGTAGATGTTACAGGACGTTGGTGCGATTACAGGCTTCATTTTTTATGGCGCGATGAATTAAGCGTTCTGCATTTTACAGTCCTTTTTGACATTAAAGTCCCTAAACCCAAACGAGCCCCCCTTTATGAATTAATGGCAAAAGCCAATGAAAAACTTTGGTTTGGGCATTTTGCGTATATTCAAGAACAAGGCATTCCTTGTTACCGCCATGCTTTACCTTTCCGGGGCATGCTTAAAATGAGCAATGAACAAATTGAAGATCTCGTTGAAATAGCGCTTGATGAATGCGAACGTTTTTATCCAGCCTTCCAAATGGTTATCTTAGATAATAAAACCACGAAAGAAGCCTTTGAAGTTGCCTTATTTGAAACGCTTGGAGAAGCCTAA
- the hisC gene encoding histidinol-phosphate transaminase → MLKLIPNPGILDIAPYKAGGFLPEDSKIWGLASNENLLGPSQHTLSAYQKAYTRLNRYPDQGAVALKKAIADLHHLSSENILLGNGSDEILSLLFRAYVGIDEEVILSENGFFLFPILTKAQGAKAVLAKENNLTTQIDAILENISPKTRIICIANPNNPTGTFVPLVELKRLCESVPSNVLIIIDSAYAEYMVEGEYGTGSSLVDQYPNVVMTRTLSKIYGLAALRVGWAYVSTDIISVINRIRLAFHVNSVAQEVSIAALADQMFVQKCVAHNLYWRNWFEKELDQLGLEYQKTYTNFSLLLFKENSGVTAQDLQEYLLDRHILTRALNLPGLSGSCLRITIGPQEAMEELVLRLKDFFHEGKKALSN, encoded by the coding sequence ATGTTAAAATTGATCCCCAATCCAGGTATTTTAGATATTGCACCTTATAAAGCAGGTGGTTTTTTACCTGAGGATTCTAAAATTTGGGGTCTGGCGAGCAATGAAAATTTATTGGGACCATCACAACACACTTTAAGCGCCTATCAAAAAGCGTATACGCGTCTTAATCGTTATCCGGATCAAGGTGCTGTAGCACTTAAAAAAGCAATTGCCGATCTTCATCATTTATCGTCTGAAAACATTCTTTTGGGGAATGGTTCAGATGAAATTTTGTCTTTATTGTTTAGAGCCTATGTTGGGATTGATGAGGAAGTCATTCTTTCTGAAAATGGCTTTTTTTTGTTTCCCATTTTAACAAAAGCACAAGGGGCAAAAGCTGTCCTTGCCAAAGAAAATAATCTGACAACACAGATTGATGCAATTTTAGAAAATATTTCACCTAAAACGCGTATTATTTGTATTGCCAATCCTAACAATCCTACAGGTACTTTTGTGCCTTTAGTTGAATTGAAGCGTTTATGTGAATCTGTTCCTTCTAACGTTTTGATTATTATTGATTCGGCCTATGCTGAATATATGGTTGAGGGTGAGTATGGGACGGGTTCTTCTTTGGTGGATCAATATCCTAACGTTGTGATGACGCGTACATTATCAAAAATTTACGGACTTGCAGCACTTCGTGTTGGTTGGGCTTATGTCTCAACTGATATAATTTCCGTGATCAATCGTATCAGGCTTGCTTTTCATGTAAATTCTGTTGCGCAAGAAGTATCAATTGCAGCACTTGCTGATCAGATGTTTGTGCAAAAATGCGTTGCGCATAATTTATATTGGCGTAATTGGTTTGAAAAAGAATTGGATCAACTTGGGCTAGAATATCAAAAAACTTATACGAATTTTAGTTTGTTGCTTTTTAAAGAAAATTCGGGTGTTACGGCACAAGATTTACAAGAATATTTGCTTGATCGTCATATATTAACGCGCGCATTAAATCTTCCGGGATTATCAGGGTCATGTTTACGTATTACGATTGGGCCGCAAGAGGCTATGGAAGAGCTCGTTCTAAGGTTGAAAGATTTTTTTCATGAGGGTAAAAAAGCACTCTCAAATTAA
- a CDS encoding glycosyltransferase family 4 protein yields the protein MKKINIAYILKGYPRLSETFIAQEIYALEQKGYQIHLFALKQPKDRKKHHFHSWVEAPITYLLEHPVLEPIRLIQAIRFYQKKLNYPNLLPLIWQDMKRQKSMKPLKRFFQALVFLNECPKDVDHIHGHFIHAPTSVAYYAHLLSGKTLTISAHAKDIWESETWDLERKIKAATWVASCHHEAAEYLRNLTDNPEKIQLVHHGLDFKRFPIKPPVLNGHDGSSADQKIRLITLGRLVPKKGFDVLLKALSMLPKRIHWHLSLGGGGEEKRRLKSLAQELGIAEHVDFLGPLSAYEVKNLYDNGDIFILPAKVTESGDRDGIPNVLMEAMSHGVSVISTFVGGIAELITHEKNGLMVPSDDPQALMFSIEHLVMNPALRHELATKAQKKLKTEFDLKKGVEKLDALFKHNSFLRAA from the coding sequence GTGAAAAAAATAAATATTGCTTATATATTAAAAGGATATCCACGTCTTTCCGAAACTTTTATCGCACAAGAAATTTATGCGCTCGAACAAAAAGGGTATCAGATTCATCTTTTTGCATTAAAGCAGCCCAAGGATCGTAAAAAACATCATTTTCATAGCTGGGTTGAAGCGCCTATCACGTATCTTCTTGAGCATCCAGTTTTAGAACCGATTAGACTTATACAAGCAATTCGTTTTTATCAAAAAAAATTAAATTATCCAAATTTATTGCCATTAATTTGGCAGGATATGAAACGTCAGAAATCGATGAAGCCGTTGAAAAGATTTTTTCAAGCGCTTGTTTTTTTGAATGAATGTCCTAAAGACGTTGATCATATTCATGGCCATTTTATTCATGCGCCCACAAGTGTTGCCTATTATGCACATTTGCTGTCTGGCAAAACGCTTACAATTTCAGCGCATGCAAAAGATATTTGGGAATCAGAAACTTGGGATTTGGAACGTAAAATAAAAGCGGCGACCTGGGTTGCATCTTGTCATCATGAAGCCGCAGAATATTTGCGTAATCTAACGGATAATCCAGAAAAAATTCAACTTGTGCATCATGGGTTGGATTTTAAAAGATTTCCTATAAAGCCGCCTGTGCTCAATGGTCATGATGGATCGAGTGCTGATCAAAAAATTCGATTGATTACATTGGGCAGGCTGGTTCCTAAAAAGGGTTTTGATGTGTTATTGAAAGCATTGTCGATGCTTCCTAAACGTATCCATTGGCACTTATCTTTAGGCGGCGGTGGTGAAGAAAAACGCCGATTAAAGTCTTTAGCACAAGAATTGGGTATTGCTGAGCATGTTGATTTTTTAGGACCTCTTTCTGCATATGAAGTCAAAAATCTATATGATAATGGCGATATTTTTATATTGCCGGCAAAAGTGACTGAATCAGGGGATCGTGATGGGATTCCTAACGTGTTGATGGAGGCCATGAGCCATGGCGTTTCAGTTATCAGCACATTCGTTGGTGGTATTGCGGAACTTATCACGCATGAAAAAAATGGGTTAATGGTGCCGTCTGACGATCCGCAAGCATTGATGTTTTCGATTGAACATTTGGTGATGAATCCTGCATTAAGACATGAGCTTGCAACAAAAGCGCAAAAAAAATTAAAAACAGAATTTGACTTGAAAAAAGGGGTTGAAAAACTTGACGCATTGTTCAAGCACAATTCTTTTTTACGCGCCGCTTAG
- a CDS encoding glycosyltransferase family 4 protein, with amino-acid sequence MTHCSSTILFYAPLSNKHNDHVSGDKIIAASFVKLFEGLGYKVLTPSTFSSRESKGLASVQSIIIDAACHEIERIEGLLKFEKPILWVTYHHYHKAPDLLGSVIAEKFNIPYMLIEASLNPAERCGDWRIFYPFVEKALQKADVILSLNPKDKEIIDQKGYGEKNILFPLMMQSQFFQQIDKRVSRQFIADKHSLDVNKSWILVVAQMREHKKYDSYIYLKESLDLLNNQNYELLIIGAGEKESVIRYCFSAMKQAYFFGVIEPKDMPIYYAASDIFAWPGLREAMGMVYLEAQSMGLPVVMDQRSGGRYFMQPNETGFVVHDNQEYAVHLDMLLNDGMLRQKMGRNAQDFVREKYRFEIAEEKMKECLVGKFFR; translated from the coding sequence TTGACGCATTGTTCAAGCACAATTCTTTTTTACGCGCCGCTTAGCAATAAACATAATGATCATGTTTCTGGCGATAAAATTATTGCAGCATCTTTTGTTAAGCTTTTTGAAGGATTAGGCTATAAGGTTTTAACGCCAAGTACATTTTCGTCTCGTGAGTCAAAAGGCCTTGCAAGTGTTCAGTCGATTATTATAGATGCTGCTTGCCATGAGATTGAGCGTATTGAGGGTTTGTTGAAATTTGAAAAGCCAATATTGTGGGTGACATATCATCATTATCACAAAGCACCTGATCTTTTAGGATCTGTAATAGCCGAAAAATTTAATATTCCTTATATGTTGATCGAAGCATCTTTAAATCCTGCTGAGCGTTGCGGGGATTGGAGAATTTTTTATCCTTTTGTTGAAAAAGCGCTTCAAAAAGCTGATGTGATTTTAAGTTTAAATCCTAAAGATAAGGAAATAATCGATCAGAAAGGATATGGAGAGAAAAATATTCTTTTTCCTTTAATGATGCAGTCCCAATTTTTTCAACAAATCGATAAGCGGGTTAGCCGACAATTTATAGCTGACAAGCACTCGTTGGACGTAAACAAGTCTTGGATTTTAGTGGTCGCGCAAATGCGTGAACATAAAAAATATGATTCATATATTTATTTAAAAGAATCTTTAGATTTATTAAACAATCAGAATTATGAATTACTTATTATCGGTGCTGGCGAAAAAGAATCAGTTATAAGATATTGTTTTAGTGCTATGAAGCAAGCCTATTTTTTTGGCGTAATTGAACCGAAAGATATGCCGATTTATTATGCAGCTTCTGATATTTTTGCATGGCCAGGCTTAAGGGAAGCGATGGGCATGGTGTATTTAGAGGCTCAATCCATGGGATTGCCAGTCGTGATGGATCAACGAAGTGGTGGGCGTTATTTTATGCAGCCAAACGAAACAGGTTTTGTAGTGCATGACAACCAAGAATATGCGGTTCATTTGGATATGTTGTTAAATGATGGAATGTTAAGGCAAAAAATGGGTCGTAATGCGCAAGATTTTGTTCGTGAAAAATATCGTTTTGAGATTGCTGAAGAAAAAATGAAGGAATGTTTGGTGGGTAAATTTTTTAGATAA
- a CDS encoding helix-turn-helix transcriptional regulator: MIKNNMQKKKLLEFDQQKNAWLNAICAPLFKNTPITSFAYMEFYNEKEFFHMCTDVAWSEVFLGFESNGAAFEKEVSIAFNTPKFHSYYWPLEGDDHVMSCLKKHNIWHGLSIYKKDNGFLRVFCFSGDLNSSLIYNFYLNKMNILEEFIWHFESQSRIILSDENTRDNRSSFSIPMNLSYNDMFSNKDDPKFNAQKIPFYIDGTRQFITPREKDCLALFSEGYSAKSIAQNLGVSHRTIEKTIEYLKLKTKQTNKSNLINLWKLNKIF, translated from the coding sequence ATGATTAAAAATAATATGCAAAAAAAGAAATTGTTAGAATTTGATCAACAAAAGAATGCCTGGCTTAATGCTATTTGTGCGCCTTTATTTAAAAATACGCCTATTACTTCTTTTGCATATATGGAGTTTTACAACGAAAAAGAATTTTTTCATATGTGCACTGATGTTGCGTGGTCAGAAGTGTTTTTAGGATTTGAATCCAATGGCGCGGCATTTGAGAAAGAAGTTTCTATCGCATTTAACACACCTAAGTTTCATTCATATTATTGGCCTCTTGAAGGTGATGATCATGTTATGTCGTGTTTGAAGAAGCACAATATTTGGCATGGGTTAAGCATTTATAAAAAAGACAATGGATTTTTGCGTGTATTTTGTTTTTCTGGAGATTTAAACTCATCTTTAATTTATAATTTTTATTTAAACAAAATGAATATATTGGAAGAATTTATTTGGCATTTTGAATCTCAAAGTCGCATTATTCTTAGTGATGAGAATACACGCGACAATAGATCTTCATTTTCAATTCCTATGAATTTGTCTTACAATGATATGTTCTCAAATAAAGATGATCCAAAATTTAATGCTCAAAAAATTCCATTTTATATTGATGGAACGCGTCAATTTATTACACCACGCGAAAAAGATTGTCTTGCTTTGTTTTCAGAAGGCTATTCAGCAAAATCAATTGCACAAAATTTAGGCGTTTCACATCGTACAATTGAAAAAACAATTGAGTATCTCAAATTAAAGACAAAGCAAACAAATAAATCAAATCTTATAAATCTTTGGAAATTAAATAAAATTTTCTAA